The Trichocoleus sp. FACHB-46 genomic interval GATTACAGCAGATAAAGTTCAAACTCGCAAGACCTTTTCTCTCGATGGCGATCGCCCCATTATGGCGGATGAGCCAGAAAAACCAGATATGCTCCAAGACTACATTGACTAGCCGTGACTGCTCCAAATTTGGGCCTAGAGAGAGTGTCAAGAATTTTGTGCAAGGCATTTTAAGACTGAGGAAAATAATGCTCCTAGGGAGCCGGAAGCAAACAACCGCCTCAGTTACGTTCTCTCTTCATCAGGAGAACAACCCTACAAGTCAAGATAAAATCAAGCCATTGCTCCCATTAGGAGTGGAGCGGATTGCTGAGCCAACTCAAGAGCAGTTCTGTCTACGCAAAGCGCAACGGCTCGATCGCTTCTCTCCCCCGCGATCGCCCTTGGCTTGTTGAGTGAGGGGAAAGCACGAGCGTCTATGCCACCATCCACCGATCCAGTTCTGCCCATCGTGATTGTGCCGATCACAGGGGGCAAGCAGCCGGAACCTCGGCAACTGGAACCACCGGATCTGCGGCACTGGCAGATTGAGGAGTTTCTACGGCAGACGGGGAAATCGGACAATACCCAGCGGGTTTATCGGGGACAGTTGGTTAGGTTTGCCAGTTGGTGCGATCAGTCTTGGTTGGATGTGACGCCTAGCGACATCGGCAAGTATCGCCGCGAGTTGAAGCGAAAGCAGCTGAAGGCAACCTCCATTAACCATGCGCTCAATACGTTGAAGTCTTTTTATCAGTGGCTGAGACGTAGCAACGGTTATCCCACGAACAAACCCTTGCCGACGGATGCAATCGACCTAGAACGGCAGCCAGAACCAGAAGCGGCTCATATTGATGGGGACGAGCTTGCTCAGATCTGGCAGGTGTTGCAATTGGAGGAGAAAACTGCGATTCGCGATGCCTCCGGCACCCGAGTTCGTGACCGCGCCATTATTGCTGTGTTGAGTCATGGGCTACGAGCATCGGAGGCATCTGCCCTGAATGTGGAGCACTGGAACGGCAAGATTCTCAAGGTGCATCGTTCCAAGGGGCAGAATGTGAGTGAAGTTCCCCTGAATCGGGAAGCAAGGCAATATCTAGAGGCTTATCTGGAGTGGCGACAGCAGCGGGGTGGTGTGTTTGAACCGTTGCTGGAGAGCCCCATGTTTTTGTGCCAAGACCCGAAGAACGTAGGCAAGCGGTTGGGATACAAAGGCTTACATCGGATGGTGAAGAAGTTGGGGGCGATCGCTGGGATAGAGGGGTTGAATCCGCATCGCTTTCGGCATACGTTTGGTACGGAAGTCACGCGGCGAGGAGTTGATCCGCTGTTTGGCAAGGAGTTGATGGGCATCAAGAGCGATCGCGTCTTCCAGCGCTACACCAAAGGCGTCTTCAAACAGGTTGCTGCTGAAGCGTATCTGCAGGCGATCGGTGAAGATCTCGATGAATCATGACTGTCCCTTAACCCTGTGAGTAAGCGATCGCCAATGTTCTACTAGAACTACTTCATTTCTCTCAGTCACCAGCGACGGGGATGAAGTGGGTGAGCGATGTTCATCCTCAGAGTTATAGAGAAAACCATGTAGTCCCTGATGAGCGGCTGGAACGTTCTGGTCTTCAAAGCGGATGTTTTTTCGGATTCTACAGAATATGAGTCCCAGTTGAGTTACTTGGGCTTGATGAGAATGAGCTTCCTTCTATAGGAGGTTGAGTCGCTGGGGAGGAGCCATCCTAATGATGGCTATTTTAACTAGATCCTCAGACGGGTCTAATGTTATAAAATTACTCTTCTCTATACCAATAGAACTTCTAATATTATCTTGGAAAAAACAGTTTTGTTTGCAAAGAATATGCCCAACTAATGTATTCCGGATCTTTACGTTTGGACCAATCGGTAAACTTTAATTTACTTTTATTCCTACTAATAGTACTTTCCCTAACTCTAAAGCGCTGAGCTAATTCGGCCTGAGTCAGCCCCTTACCTAGTTCTAGTTCGATCCCTGTTGGTTTATATAGCTCAAGCGATAACTTTTCTATGCTTACCTGTATAGCAGTAACAACTTCACTTAGCTGCTTCATCTGCTCTTCCAAGTCACTTACTCTATCCGGAAGCACTGGCTCTATAGGTGAAAGCAAGCTTATCCCAAAGTAATTCTCTAGAACAAGAGTGACAGCTTGAGAAATAGATTTAAGTTTATGAGTTTCCTTAAATTCTAGTAAGCGGTCGTAAACTACTTGGCGAACATAACCAGTTACTTTAGCTGCATCGGGTGGCATGAATATAACTCAGCTTCTAAGGTCATGCTTTTATGGCACAACTTACAACAGTACTTACATCACTTTAAAGGATCAGTCAATTTGTAAGCAAGAGACAAGATAAATGCAAGAAGATGTAGACCAAAATTAGTCCAAAACTAGTCCAGTTTCAGAAAAGATTTTCCAGGAAAAGGCTAGGCAGGTCGGTTTATAGTACTTTTGTTCTTAGGTATAAATACTGAGTTATTGCGCTTGTAGCAATAACTCAGTATTTTAGAAAATTTTGCTGAAATGCTTAGTAGTAAAGACAGCTCGTGAAGTTGAGCTCTTTTTAGAGTACCTCATAAATGCTCCACTTTTAACTTGCTGTGTTACTAATTTTCGATACGCTATGAGTCAGCTAAACCTCTTGATGTAGGGCGCAGAAGGGTAGATGCGAAAGATAAGAGTTGCAGGGTTGTGATGGAGAAAGTTTTATGGCACACGGCAAGGCAGATTTGAAAGGCAACCTAGGGACTGAAGTTTGCGAGCCGCCTTTTGAACGTGGACAGGATGCTCGTTTCCCTGAGGTAAGAGTTCGAGGCCTTGAGGTTGTAAGCCTTGGCTATGGGTTTAGTAATTAGAGGGGGTTACAACATGGGAGGCAGCTAGGTTTGATAGCTCTCGTCTCAGGTGTCGTCGATCGAGGATGCTCTGCACTGTCTGCCAAGCTTCTGGGGTAATCCACACGGAGCGTTTTTGGTTTCTGCCTTGGCGACGGGCGGCAGTTTGAATGCCGAGCTGTAGTAAGAGACGTCGGAAGATCCAGAGGTTATTGCCCTGCTCGGGGTCGTCAGGGATCTTGAACCCTAACCAGCGCTTCACGTCCTGAGCATAGCGACGAGAGATCGCGCCTAGGGGTTCTAAGTCTTCATTCGTCCATTCTTGTCCAGGGACTAGAAATGGGAGTAATCCCAGTAGCACCCGGGCCACTCGTTCTCCTTCTGCGGTCGGTAAGTCAGGTATCCACAACCCCTGCTTCCACCCACTTTGCTTGGCGATCGCTTCAGTCGTTTTCTGAGCAGCCAGGACTGGGTAAAGGAGCATCTCTAAGCGGGCAATCTGACCCCGGCGTTTACCACGCTCATCAAAGGCGACTAATTCTAGGGTGACCGCTTCTAAAGGAACGGCATAAAAGTCAGCTAGTCGTGTCTTCTCTAGAGCGCGTTTTTCTTCCAGGCTCAAGACTTCTTTCGCTTCTAGAGCTAGTCGCTCTGTGGTGCTTAATGCGGGGGCGGTAGAAATCGCTTGATATTCTAGGGCGCGATTGTGCTGTTTAGCTTCCTGCACTCGTTGCTTGATCGGTTGCATCGGCTCAGCGGCGATCGCTTCTACGGTATTACCTTCATAGAGCAGTCGGGCTTGCAACTGATCCCGTAAGTGCCACATGGCTCGATTGAGGCTAGCAGTAATATCCGCCCACAAATGCAGATGGGGGTTCTGCTCCCAATCGACTTCAGCAGCTAGAACCGGAATC includes:
- a CDS encoding tyrosine-type recombinase/integrase, giving the protein MPPSTDPVLPIVIVPITGGKQPEPRQLEPPDLRHWQIEEFLRQTGKSDNTQRVYRGQLVRFASWCDQSWLDVTPSDIGKYRRELKRKQLKATSINHALNTLKSFYQWLRRSNGYPTNKPLPTDAIDLERQPEPEAAHIDGDELAQIWQVLQLEEKTAIRDASGTRVRDRAIIAVLSHGLRASEASALNVEHWNGKILKVHRSKGQNVSEVPLNREARQYLEAYLEWRQQRGGVFEPLLESPMFLCQDPKNVGKRLGYKGLHRMVKKLGAIAGIEGLNPHRFRHTFGTEVTRRGVDPLFGKELMGIKSDRVFQRYTKGVFKQVAAEAYLQAIGEDLDES